From Corvus cornix cornix isolate S_Up_H32 chromosome 15, ASM73873v5, whole genome shotgun sequence, one genomic window encodes:
- the CHEK2 gene encoding serine/threonine-protein kinase Chk2 isoform X2, producing MGPKNSFVAYIEDHSANGTFVNRELIGKGRRLPLTHNSEIALSIQTNKVFVFSDLTVDDQMMFPKEFREKYIMSKTLGSGACGEVKLAFEKSTCNKVAVKIINKRKFVASGLRETNPAFNINTEIEILKKIDHPCLIKIKNFFEAEDYYIVLELMEGGELYDRVSRPIKMKEDTCKLYFYQMLLAVKYLHDNGIIHRDLKPENVLLSSSEETCLIKITDFGQSKILGEASLMKTLCGTPMYLAPEVLNSLGTAGYSRAVDCWSLGVILFVCLCGYPPFNEQNTQLSLKDQITRGKYTFIAKEWKHVSDMALDLVKKLLVVDPSKRLTTEEALEHPWLQDEYMKATFQQLLAQTRANMNPPETSKMPTTMRKRLHENEEEYGSSKRAVPSTSFQKIR from the exons aTGGGTCCAAAAAATTCCTTTGTTGCCTACATTGAAGACCATAGTGCAAATGGGACATTTGTTAATAGAGAGCTCattggaaaaggaaggaggcTTCCACTGACACACAACTCTGAAATTGCACTGTCTATACAGACCAATAAGG tgtttgtattttctgatcTTACGGTGGATGATCAGATGATGTTTCCTAAAGAATTCAGAGAGAAATACATCATGTCAAAGACTTTGGGAAG TGGTGCCTGTGGAGAAGTCAAACTGGCATTTGAGAAGAGCACCTGTAACAAAGTAGCAGTGAAAATCATCAATAAACGGAAGTTTGTGGCAAGTGGCCTGAGAGAGACA AACCCAGCTTTTAATATCAATACAGAAATtgaaattttgaagaaaatagaTCAC CCTTGCTTAATCAAGATCAAAAACTTCTTTGAAGCAGAGGATTACTACATTGTTTTGGAACT gaTGGAAGGAGGAGAATTGTATGACAGAGTGTCAAGGCCAATCAAGATGAAAGAAGATACCTGCAAGTTGTATTTTTATCAGATGCTTCTGGCAGTAAAG TATCTTCATGACAATGGAATTATACACCGAGATCTAAAGCCAGAAAATGTGCTACTTTCATCTTCTGAAGAGACATGTCTTATAAAG attACAGATTTTGGACAATCCAAGATTCTTGGAGAAGCTTCTCTTATGAAAACATTATGTGGTACTCCCATGTATCTTGCTCCTGAGGTTCTAAATTCACTTGGGACTGCTGGATACAGCCGAGCTGTGGACTGCTGGAGTTTAGGAGTTATTCTTTTTGTATG CTTGTGTGGATATCCACCATTCAATGAGCAAAATACTCAACTCTCTCTGAAAGATCAAATCACTCGTGGAAAATACACGTTCATCGCAAAAGAATGGAAGCATGTGTCAGACATGG CTCTGGATCTTGTGAAGAAGCTGTTAGTAGTGGATCCAAGCAAACGTCTTACCACAGAGGAAGCCTTAGAGCATCCTTGGCTTCAG gatGAATATATGAAGGCTACATTTCAACAGCTCCTTGCTCAGACACGTGCCAATATGAATCCACCAGAAACATCAAAAATG CCAACCACAATGAGAAAGCGTCTCcatgaaaatgaggaagaataTGGCTCCTCTAAGCGTGCTGTTCCTTCTACGTCATTTCAGAAAATCAGGtga
- the CHEK2 gene encoding serine/threonine-protein kinase Chk2 isoform X1 gives MSRETGSEAQQSQSAQQSQCGTSSSSSGSQSTSQSSLSSGTLSSLDTVPTQELSSIPEDQASEELVPQPWGRLFALGKGFSNCDCVNEEYWFGRDKSCDYSFSKLGLSETGFYQNYSKKHFRIFREMGPKNSFVAYIEDHSANGTFVNRELIGKGRRLPLTHNSEIALSIQTNKVFVFSDLTVDDQMMFPKEFREKYIMSKTLGSGACGEVKLAFEKSTCNKVAVKIINKRKFVASGLRETNPAFNINTEIEILKKIDHPCLIKIKNFFEAEDYYIVLELMEGGELYDRVSRPIKMKEDTCKLYFYQMLLAVKYLHDNGIIHRDLKPENVLLSSSEETCLIKITDFGQSKILGEASLMKTLCGTPMYLAPEVLNSLGTAGYSRAVDCWSLGVILFVCLCGYPPFNEQNTQLSLKDQITRGKYTFIAKEWKHVSDMALDLVKKLLVVDPSKRLTTEEALEHPWLQDEYMKATFQQLLAQTRANMNPPETSKMPTTMRKRLHENEEEYGSSKRAVPSTSFQKIR, from the exons ATGTCTCGAGAGACTGGAAGTGAAGCACAGCAGTCTCAAAGTGCCCAGCAGTCACAGTGTGGTACCAGTTCCTCTTCCAGTGGTTCACAGAGCACTAGTCAGTCTTCCTTAAGTTCTGGGACTCTCAGTTCTTTGGACACTGTTCCCACTCAGGAGCTTTCATCGATCCCTGAGGACCAGGCATCTGAAGAGCTGGTTCCTCAGCCTTGGGGTCGACTCTTTGCACTTGGAAAAGGTTTCAGCAATTGTG acTGTGTGAATGAGGAATACTGGTTTGGGAGAGACAAAAGCTGTGATTACAGTTTTTCCAAGCTAGGATTGTCTGAGACTGGCTTCTACCAAAACTATAGCAAGAAGCACTTCCGAATTTTCAGG gaaaTGGGTCCAAAAAATTCCTTTGTTGCCTACATTGAAGACCATAGTGCAAATGGGACATTTGTTAATAGAGAGCTCattggaaaaggaaggaggcTTCCACTGACACACAACTCTGAAATTGCACTGTCTATACAGACCAATAAGG tgtttgtattttctgatcTTACGGTGGATGATCAGATGATGTTTCCTAAAGAATTCAGAGAGAAATACATCATGTCAAAGACTTTGGGAAG TGGTGCCTGTGGAGAAGTCAAACTGGCATTTGAGAAGAGCACCTGTAACAAAGTAGCAGTGAAAATCATCAATAAACGGAAGTTTGTGGCAAGTGGCCTGAGAGAGACA AACCCAGCTTTTAATATCAATACAGAAATtgaaattttgaagaaaatagaTCAC CCTTGCTTAATCAAGATCAAAAACTTCTTTGAAGCAGAGGATTACTACATTGTTTTGGAACT gaTGGAAGGAGGAGAATTGTATGACAGAGTGTCAAGGCCAATCAAGATGAAAGAAGATACCTGCAAGTTGTATTTTTATCAGATGCTTCTGGCAGTAAAG TATCTTCATGACAATGGAATTATACACCGAGATCTAAAGCCAGAAAATGTGCTACTTTCATCTTCTGAAGAGACATGTCTTATAAAG attACAGATTTTGGACAATCCAAGATTCTTGGAGAAGCTTCTCTTATGAAAACATTATGTGGTACTCCCATGTATCTTGCTCCTGAGGTTCTAAATTCACTTGGGACTGCTGGATACAGCCGAGCTGTGGACTGCTGGAGTTTAGGAGTTATTCTTTTTGTATG CTTGTGTGGATATCCACCATTCAATGAGCAAAATACTCAACTCTCTCTGAAAGATCAAATCACTCGTGGAAAATACACGTTCATCGCAAAAGAATGGAAGCATGTGTCAGACATGG CTCTGGATCTTGTGAAGAAGCTGTTAGTAGTGGATCCAAGCAAACGTCTTACCACAGAGGAAGCCTTAGAGCATCCTTGGCTTCAG gatGAATATATGAAGGCTACATTTCAACAGCTCCTTGCTCAGACACGTGCCAATATGAATCCACCAGAAACATCAAAAATG CCAACCACAATGAGAAAGCGTCTCcatgaaaatgaggaagaataTGGCTCCTCTAAGCGTGCTGTTCCTTCTACGTCATTTCAGAAAATCAGGtga
- the HSCB gene encoding iron-sulfur cluster co-chaperone protein HscB — MRAALRARLGWARRALRGAAPSRALGPPCWSCGIALPGSDGPPRFCPGCQALQPPAPRPDLFRLMDCDRSFRIDAQQLQRRFRSLQRAVHPDRFGQRPPKEQYYSEQHSSLINKAYQTLLNPLSRGLYLLELSGVEPAQETDCDADSAFLMEIMEINEKLAEPKNEDILAEIETLIKVKQEELTREVTAAFERDDLQGAKKLLAKMKYFANLEDKLKAKKIPS, encoded by the exons ATGCGGGCGGCGCTGCGGGCGCGGCTCGGGTGGGCGCGCCGGGCGCTCCGCGGGGCCGCGCCGAGCCGCGCCCTGGGGCCGCCGTGCTGGAGCTGCGGCATTGCGCTCCCCGGCAGTGATGGGCCGCCGCGCTTCTGCCCCggctgccaggctctgcagccgCCGGCGCCGCGGCCCGACCTCTTCCGCCTGATGGACTG TGACCGCTCCTTCCGCATCGACGCGCAGCAGCTGCAGCGGCGGTTTCGGAGCCTGCAGCGCGCCGTCCACCCCGACCGCTTCGGCCAGAGGCCGCCG AAGGAACAGTACTACTCTGAGCAACACTCTTCCCTGATCAACAAGGCCTACCAGACCCTGCTGAACCCTCTGAGCCGAGGCCTCTATCTA ctggagctgagTGGAGTGGAGCCAGCACAAGAGACAGACTGTGATGCAGACTCAGCGTTCCTTATGGAAATCATGgaaattaatgagaaattaGCAGAGCCCAAAAATGAGGATATCCTTGCAGAGATTGAAACTTTAATTAAAG ttAAACAAGAAGAACTGACCAGAGAGGTGACTGCAGCTTTTGAAAGAG atgatCTTCAAGGAGCTAAGAAGCTTCTAgcaaaaatgaagtattttgcaAACTTAGAGGATAAACTAAAGGCCAAGAAGATCCCTTCCTGA